The Acetobacter oryzifermentans genomic interval GGAATGTAATGTGCATACCATCTCTGATTGGCGATAATATGAAAAGCAATCATGCCACCTATATCGCCATAGACGGCGAGCCATAATGTCATGACCAAACAGGCACAAAGGCACCCCAGAGTGACCCATTTTAGAGTTTCTTTGTAAGCTGAGCGATTAAATGCCCAGATCAGGCACGGGGTAGCGTAAAATAAAACAGCGAGTGGGCCAAACGCATAGGCTGCGAAGGGTAAAAGTGCCGTGGCAAAGCCTCCGCAAAAAGCCTGAGGCTCAGATACAGGTTTATTCAGGCAAAGTGGCACTACAAAAGTAGCCATGCTGATAACAGTTAATGCACCGCCAATGGGCCAATAACTATCCAGATGCAGGCCTTGCACGGTCCAGACAGACGCAATGCCTCCCACCCACATGGCGGTTGCCAGATAACGCTGCCAATTAAAAGTAAAAAGAGGTGTACAAAAAATGGCCAGCCCGGCAAGGCTGGCCATTAGTGTAGAAACAAGCCGGAAAACCCAAAGGTGCGAAACACCAGCAACAGGCCCCAGTATCCATGAGAGCATGAAAACCAGAGGTCCATGCGCATCAATATAGTCTCGATAAAGCCGATCACCATGTTGCATGGCGAGAACACCCAGAAAGTGCCCAGATTCATCGCTGAAAGGCAGGCCGCCAAAGCCCTCTATATTTCTGAATGTGAAAAAACTGATACATACGGAAAATAGAACCAGCGGAGCTATCAGTCTTTTGGTAACACGCATGTTGGTTCTATTTTCCGTGCGTTTGATTGTACGGAAAAGAGTATCAGAACTCCGCAGAGAAAGTGAAGTGATAAACACGCGGCAGGCCAGCATACAAGCTGGATGCTGCGCCAGATGTGCCACTTGGTGCGCCGGTATAAACCGAGGCCCAGTAGCGTTCATTAGTAGCGTTGCTCACCCCAAAACGTACAACCCATGGAAATTGTGCCACATGAAATGCATAGCGCGTACCCAGATCCAACGTGGTGTAGGATCCGGTATGGAGTGTGTTGGTAACGTTAGCTGCGCGATTGCCCATGTAATGCACATTGGCATTGAAGGCCCAGCCAGATGCAAATGACCCCATGGAAGCCGGCAAGCGATAATCCAGCAACATGTTAGCCTGCAAAGGTGCTGCGCCAACAATTTCCTTATTATTAAGTGAGGAAGATGCTGCATGCACTAGTTCTGCATCTAGCCAAGTCATGCCAGCAAGGACAGAAAGGTTAGGCAGCACTTCGCCAGAAATCTGGGCTTCCACACCATAGTTGCGCTGTGTGCCGCCGTATTGATAGGTCTGGCAATTTGTCATGGCTGCGCAACCTGCATCCGGGTTTTTTGCGGCCACATACATTGCGTATGGTGATGTCATACGGAAACCGGCAACGTTAAACTGCATTGTTTTGTAACGCAGTTTGTAGCCCACTTCATATTCTTCAGAATGGGCAATGGGCAGCGCCATGTTTGTGTTGGTGTAGCTTGCACTATTAGGGGTAACAGGCCCTGCTTCAACAGAACGACCATAAGTAAAATAGATGGTCTGGTTATCTGTTGGTTTGTACATCACGCTGGCTGTGGGGCTAAAAGCTGCTGATGTATCAAAAGTTTTTCTGAGAGGGCTTTTGGAGTTAAGCGCACTTTCCTGATTGATCCAGCTCCAGGCAAGTGTGCCCATAACAGACCAATGTTTGTTGATGCGCATGGTGTCACCCACAATAAAAGACTGGCTAGTGACACTGCTGGATTTATAACGCCCATGATAATAAGGCTGTGTGCCGCTGGAAGGGGAGGGGCCGGAGAGATTATATACCCCTAAGTTCTGTGCGCTTGTAACTGCACCTGTGGGGTTATAATTCCCCATCATGTAACCGTTGGTGCCAATCACCAGATCATGCTGCAAGGGCCCGGTGTGAACACGGCCGTTAAAATAGGCCATGTTACTGCCAACACGGAAATCATTCGCCGTGGTTGTGGCAGTTGCTTTGGAACTGAACCAGCCATTGCTACCAGTTAGGCCACCGCAGGTTTTGCTGCCATCACACAATGTATCAGCCACACCAAAGGATTGTCTGGCGGCATCCTGATACAAACCACCCAGTGTGAAGCTCCAATCTTTGTTGATCTGGTGCTTAATTTTGGCAAGAAACGTATTGGTTTCCATATTGTAGCCGCTCCATTCAGGAGCCAGCCGTTTGCTCAGATCCGGTGCTTCGGGCAGTTTATCTCCGCCCACTCCGGTTGCTAGAATACCAAAACCGGGTGCAGTACCGCGCTGGTCAAAAGTGTAGTGGCTGGCATCAATTTCGATAACCGTCTTGTCATCAAGGTGGATATCAAAATCACCGCTGACCATTTCGCGGCGAACCATGCTGCCTTGCGTATAAGCGGTGCCGTTGGCATGCAGCATGTTCAGGCGGTAACCAAACCAGCCATTCCGCCCCAAACGACCAGAAATATCACCATTAACTGTTGGTGTGCCGATGGAATCTACACCAACAGAAAGGCGTTCTGTACGCCGATCTGTTGGGCGTTTGAGGGTATATTCAAAAACACCGGCTGGGTTTTCTGGCCCATACATTGCGCCTGCCAAGCCGTTCAGAACTTGCAGGTTGTCTACCCATTCTGCCGCATAAGGTGTGGTGGCAACAACGTTTAGCCCATCAAGACGAGAGTTGGAGATGACATCGGCCTCAAACCCACGAGATTGTGGGCGAGACGTGTTGGGATCACCACGAACTTCCAACTGCACGGAAGGGAGATATTGCGCCATGTCATTGAGGTTGCGGATCTGTTGGTTCACCACAACATCGTGCGGAACACCCATGACAGAATAAGGCGTATCCAAAGTATCTCGGTTACCTAATGGGCCAAGATAAACAATCTTGTTCATATATTTGGCTGCTGTGCCATCTGCGGCATGATGGCCATGAACATTCACAGTCTCACCATTGGAGCCATCCAGTATCCCTGCAATAGGGGCGGCGGTGGCTTGTTTTTTTGGTGCTGCTGTTTTTATAGCAGCTTGTTTGCTGCCTGCATGCGGCTTTGTAGGATCAGGCGTTGCAGCCAGTGCCGAGGTTGTCAACAAAAGGGCGCTAAACGTTCCAGCAGCGCAAAAAGTATGAAAACGATCGTGCATAGATTCTGGCAGGTCCGGGTTTAAAGTAAAAAACAAAGGGTGAGTTTCTTTTGCCGGGCCGGATGTCAGCTTGTCTATATATATTGGTACATAAATCTGTATATGAATGAATATGGATGGAGAGTGATGCTAAAATAATACAGTTATGCTGAATGGACTGCAGAGCGATAAGATGTGCTGTGAGTGCCAAAAGATAATTGAGTAACGCTAGAAAAAAGGCTCTACCTACAAAAGGTAGAGCCTGCTTAAAATAAGTATTGTATTGACGTATTAGGCACAATGTTTGGTATTTGCCTTATTCTGATGATTAACTAAAAAAGGTTCTGCTGCGCGAATATTTATGGACAGAATGCCAATAGTGCAGTGGGATAAGTTACCTTGCCAGAGGCAGTGCAGCACTACTAAAGACTTTTCCATCATCGTAAACTATCGCATAGCCGTTTATAATTTTAGTATCGGCAGCAACATAACCACCACTTGCTAGCGTTGCGGAGGTTAAGTTGCCGCTATCATCAACAATAATCCCACCACTGGCATGTGTTGCATTCACAACCGTGACATTGCCGCCAGACAGGGTAATGAGACCGCTCTAGGTTGTTGTATCAGTCAGTTCACCGTCTGTATGAACATTAACAGCACCGGTAGAAAGAGTTGTATCCGAAGCAGACCCAGAAAGATTCAAGGTAACATAAGGTTCTTTTAAAGTGGCAGATATACTTGTGCTGCCAGAGAAGACGAGAATATTCTCACCTGTTGTTGCTGATGTAAACGAGGTTGATCCAACAGTTTCAAGCGTGCCGCCAGATATGAGTGCGCTAATGGCGGCCCCATTACTATAAACATGTTATATCCCTCGGCCTCAGCAGTAACACCGCTGGCAGTGCTGCCGTTCTGCTCAGTGTTGCTGCTGTCACCACCAATGGTAGTACTTTGAGAAATATATGAAATGATCGTTATTTTTTATGAACAATGGGTTTTATTGTTTCAATAACTTGTTTCGACGTAATAAGGCGCGTGCATTCAAACTGGCGCGGCGTGTTGGCATGCCGTGGGCACCATAAAAAATCATGGTGATCAAAACGCTCTTTCGGGTCATTCCAGCAAGAATTACAGGTGTGCCAGTTGATGATACGGAAAGGCGTTTCAAATTCGGTTGTTGGGTGGCTAAAGCCAGCAATCATGACCACAGGGGTTCCGGTAGACCATGCCAGCCAAGATAAGCCAGAGCCAAGCCCGATAAAAAACTCTGCATGTTTCAGCCAGCGCGCACGTTCTGTAAGAGGGCGGCTACCGGTTTGGTCTTCTGCTTCATACGGAATATGGTTCCAGACAATACCAGTACCATGTACGGTTTTCTGATCAATACAGATCACCCGGTATCCTTGGGCTTTCAGCCATTTAATAACTTCATCCCATCCCGTCGGATTGTTCCAGTATTTGCATTGAGATGATGCTTGAGCGGCAATACAGACATAAGGTTCCTCAATAGGGCGTCCTTCATCTGGAAAGCTGATTTTTGCAGGTTCTTCTTTGGGGCTAACCCCAAGAATATAGGCTGCCGTTTTATGTAGTCCCACCAAACGGAAGTCGGAAGGTTGCCAGTCACAAGTGGCATCATCAAAAAAGAGGCCTAGATAATAAGTTGCGTAAGCCTGCTCTGTAAGTTTTTTTGTTCGTACATCATCATGCGTAACAAAATTGATGTGTGGGTAGGCATTTTGAAATAATGGAATCAGGAGTTCGGACATGGCGCATGTTACCTGCGCTTGCCGCGTTTCCGCAAAACGTGCGGCATAGGGTACCCATGCCAACGTATCTCCCAATGTTCCGACAGGGAATATGATAAGAACCTGCTTATTTTTTGAATCGTAAGCGTGGGAAAAAACCTGCGTGCTGGTAACTTTTCCGTCTTCTGCTGTAACATCCTGCCAGACAGTGATGCCAAACCGCACGTACCAGCGCTTGGATGAACGAACGAGCGCTTGGCTCAAGCCCGTCTGTGCAAACAAAATATTCCCGGTATCCAGATCTGCGAGTTCAATACGCCAAGTCCCTTCCGTTTCTCCCAACAAAGGGAGGTGAACGCGGCACCCTTCGTTAAAATCAAACCGAATATTCTTTGGCGCTTGCTGTGTGGGAAGCGCGGCAGCTGTGGGATATGGGGCCCCTTGTATTGTCTTGGACTGATTAGCTTGAGTGCTGGTTGCCGTTGTCTGATCAGTCATGTTTTATACCACCAATAAAGAATGTTTGACTATCTTTGTCTTGGAAATGCGTATGTGTTTTCATTTTCTCAACCATCGAATTACGCGAGGATAAAACCCTGCCTATTGAGTTGTTAACTAATTACGGGACAAACTTATAACATTTATTTATGTTAGCGCAATAGAAACATAA includes:
- a CDS encoding TonB-dependent siderophore receptor, with protein sequence MHDRFHTFCAAGTFSALLLTTSALAATPDPTKPHAGSKQAAIKTAAPKKQATAAPIAGILDGSNGETVNVHGHHAADGTAAKYMNKIVYLGPLGNRDTLDTPYSVMGVPHDVVVNQQIRNLNDMAQYLPSVQLEVRGDPNTSRPQSRGFEADVISNSRLDGLNVVATTPYAAEWVDNLQVLNGLAGAMYGPENPAGVFEYTLKRPTDRRTERLSVGVDSIGTPTVNGDISGRLGRNGWFGYRLNMLHANGTAYTQGSMVRREMVSGDFDIHLDDKTVIEIDASHYTFDQRGTAPGFGILATGVGGDKLPEAPDLSKRLAPEWSGYNMETNTFLAKIKHQINKDWSFTLGGLYQDAARQSFGVADTLCDGSKTCGGLTGSNGWFSSKATATTTANDFRVGSNMAYFNGRVHTGPLQHDLVIGTNGYMMGNYNPTGAVTSAQNLGVYNLSGPSPSSGTQPYYHGRYKSSSVTSQSFIVGDTMRINKHWSVMGTLAWSWINQESALNSKSPLRKTFDTSAAFSPTASVMYKPTDNQTIYFTYGRSVEAGPVTPNSASYTNTNMALPIAHSEEYEVGYKLRYKTMQFNVAGFRMTSPYAMYVAAKNPDAGCAAMTNCQTYQYGGTQRNYGVEAQISGEVLPNLSVLAGMTWLDAELVHAASSSLNNKEIVGAAPLQANMLLDYRLPASMGSFASGWAFNANVHYMGNRAANVTNTLHTGSYTTLDLGTRYAFHVAQFPWVVRFGVSNATNERYWASVYTGAPSGTSGAASSLYAGLPRVYHFTFSAEF
- a CDS encoding autotransporter strand-loop-strand O-heptosyltransferase — translated: MTDQTTATSTQANQSKTIQGAPYPTAAALPTQQAPKNIRFDFNEGCRVHLPLLGETEGTWRIELADLDTGNILFAQTGLSQALVRSSKRWYVRFGITVWQDVTAEDGKVTSTQVFSHAYDSKNKQVLIIFPVGTLGDTLAWVPYAARFAETRQAQVTCAMSELLIPLFQNAYPHINFVTHDDVRTKKLTEQAYATYYLGLFFDDATCDWQPSDFRLVGLHKTAAYILGVSPKEEPAKISFPDEGRPIEEPYVCIAAQASSQCKYWNNPTGWDEVIKWLKAQGYRVICIDQKTVHGTGIVWNHIPYEAEDQTGSRPLTERARWLKHAEFFIGLGSGLSWLAWSTGTPVVMIAGFSHPTTEFETPFRIINWHTCNSCWNDPKERFDHHDFLWCPRHANTPRQFECTRLITSKQVIETIKPIVHKK